The DNA region GTTGGTTAATCTTGAATTTAAGATTATGCGCCAGATTACGTGTATCGAGAAGTAATTCATTGTGATCGTAATCGAGCATAATCATTGACCGATAATCTGGAGCAATAATTTGAAGCTGACTTAACAGATCTTCATTTATTGTACTAATTACTGTTGCTGCACTCCAATAAGCATATCTATGAAGAATATAATCACTGTTTTCTGCTCTGTCTAAGTATGAGACAATTCGCTGATTGTGATTTTCAATCATGTTCATATATATATCTGCGGTCCTATGTCGATCAATGTATGCTAGGACATAGGTTCTACCTAAATCATCAGTATAACTTTCTGCATATTGGATATTGTATAGAGTTTGAGAAGCAGATAGAGCAACAGATCTATCTATATCGGTCAATATCTCTGCTTGTAATGATCTCTCAGAGATCATCTCCTTATATCTCTCTTGATATATTTCTTCAGCTTCTACTCTTGTTTCAAAAATTTTTGCTAAATTTGCTGCAGCATCAGCTTCTGCTCTACTGCGATTATCTCCCTCTCCTATGGCGATCATATACATAGACTCAGGATAAAGAGACTGCGGATTTATCAACCATTGTGGTCGCTCATTTTGCCTGTTAACATCACGACGAGCTGATAGAGCTGAAATACAACCAATAAAAACTAGGAGTAATAAAATGGTTATAAGAGTAATCTTTTTCATTTTTACCTCTTTAAGATATTGTTTCTAATCATATTCTTACTAGATCAATTTAAACAAAAGGAGCGGATTAAATTCAGACCGGAATACTTCACTTCATAACTATCATAGCGATCTTCGAAAACTATAGAACCGTATTTATTATAGTATGCAACCCGAAAATCATAGATCCCTGGTTCCAACTCGATTTCACTAATAAGTGCTTCACCAGGGAAGTATCGGGCAATTCGTAAATCAGCACTCTCTGAAATATCTACAGCAACATCGGCAAATACTCTGAATAGAAACCCACCTAATTCACTACTTTGCGAGCGAACTCTTTGTTTGGTTTGTTCTGCAATCAGCCCTTTAGCCACGGTTCTAATAACTGATTTTATATAGATAATGGGAGCTTTGACATTGAAGGTCTCAGTAGCTACTTTATTGATATCTTCGATTTTGCTCAACTCTGTAATAATATTATCATCAACATAAACTCTAACACGGGAAATCTGTGACTCTCTTTTCTGCAGGAAGGGGATGGAGAATTTGAAATGTAAATCCTTATCTAAACTTGGCCAGATTATGATATCGGCAAACTCTGTAGGTTCATTCCCGGAGACGATCAGATGGTTTTCAAATGTTGTAATTCGCCTTTCATAAGCTCTTTTCAGAGGAGCTCTGCCAGTAAAAGAAATAAAATTGACCTTGGCTTTGTTATTGGTATTGAGATGAGAAGAGATCTCAGGTTTGGCAAAATTGTAAATATGAGATTGTTGTTGCCAACCATCAACAATATAATTGTAATCTATTCTGGCGGCGTCCATTTCCCCTTCAGTCCTGTAAATAAGCATACTAAGATAACGTCCCAGAATTGAGTTATGATATCGATTAGTTCCCGGTTTGATATCAACCTTTGCCTCTTCGGTGAGTTGATAGGATTTTGCCAGATTCCCGTATTTATCCTCTAACACATTTAGTTTATCATTTATTCGGCGGATTTCAACGAATGCCTTATCAAATTCATCTAACATCAGGAAGTTTAATGCCTTGAAGATATTTATATAGATATCTTCGTAATCTTCACCGGAGTATTCAAGGACATTATCGTTAAGCAGGAGTGAGACAGCAGCTCGCGAGACGCTTTTGGTGAATAGATCTTCTATAGCATATTCTGCTTCAGTCAGGAACTCGTTACTCTTTTGATAATCTCCTGCATAATGATAGAGCATTCCCACATCTAAATAGTAGAGGACTCTATCTTTTGCCTGATAGTATCTATTCTTCCCCGCCTCTAATTCTTTGGCTGCAGAGAAAAAATCTCGTTCTTCAATTAGAGAGTCTACTGTTCTGAAGTGAGTGGTTCGGGTAATTACCGAAGCACAACTATTGAGAATAAATACTGCTACTGCTATGTTATATAGCAATAACCATTTCTTCATAATTACCAGCTGGTTCTGGATCGTGTAATAAACTTACGTATCTCTTTATTGCCTATCCAAACCTTTTCATTGCTTTCAATGTTAATCAATTCTAAATCAACTTGGTAGTATTTAATCTGTTGCTTTCCCTCTGTATCGATGATCGTACTAATCGTTCCTTGTAACATATAATCAGCACCGGTTTCTGCAGCAAGTCGGGCGGCAGTTTCTTCACTGGAATAAATCTGTTGTTCAAGTCTCTCTTCTCGTATTTCTTGTCTAGCATCTCTCGCTGCTACGAAGCGTACTTTCCCACTATTTATCAGTTCTCTTTCCATATTTCTGATAAAAGTACCGGTATCTATATGCTCAGAGCTTAAGTTCCGAACAGTTCCAACAATTACAACAGGTTGCTGACTATGTTGCGAGTTAAAATCTCCCAGCCAAGGACGAGCTAAGACATCGTTAATCATTTGTTCTGCTACAAGACGGGAGTCTGTGTCATTCCATCTTCCACTCAGATCAATTGCCTCTTCGGTTGATATTCTCTGAACGGTTTTTCGTTGGGAACAACCGACAATCAGAGATAACGATATCAGCAAAACAATTAGAGCAATCAAACACTTATTTTTCATAATGAAACCTCCTTATGTTAACGACTCAGACGTGTTTTTTATTACAATATGATCTTATTTTACCAACTCCATACCTCTTTTGATAGCTTCTAAATTTGCTGTTAGGAGGCCAGGGTTCTTCTTCTCCATGAATTCTTTTAATCCGCGTTCTAAGGTTTCATATTTAATTAGTCCGGTTTTTCCAATTATCATACCAATAGAGACCATATTTAAAACTTTAGAAGAACCAATTTCACTAGCTATTTTGGACATCGGGGCATATACAAATTCCACATCTTCTCGTTCAAGTTTATGAGGACACATATCGGTATTAACAAAGATTACACCATTTTTACGAGTCACCGGACCAAATTTATCCAAAGAGGGTTGATTGAGAGCAACGAGTAAATCGGGGTGAGAAACTAAAGGAGAAGCAATTTCTTCGTCAGAGATAACAACGGAGACATTTGCAGTTCCACCTCGCATTTCTGGTCCATAAGAAGGTAACCATGAGACATTTTTCCCTTCTTCCATACCGGCTTGAGCGATAAATTTACCGACTGTCAAAGCACCTTGCCCACCAAATCCGGAGCAGATCATTTCAATCTTCATTTTACTCATCCCCCTCTTCTTTTGATTTATCACGATAGACACCTAATTTGAAAAAAGCTAGCATGTTTTCTTTAGCCCATTCACGAGCTTTTAACGGATCTACTCCCCAATTAGTTGGGCAAGTAGAAATGAATTCGATAAAGGTAAATCCTCTACCTTCTTTATTGTATTTCAGGGCATTATAGACAGATTTTTTAGCTTTGAGTATATCCTGAGGCGAGAGAAGTGATACTCTTTCAATATAATAAGGTGCTTCCAGTGTCGCCAGCAATTCACATGCTCTTATCGGATAACCGATATCATTAACATCTCTACCGTAAGGTGATGTTGAGGTTTTCATCCCAGGAAGAGTAGTAGGTGCCATTTGCCCACCGGTCATACCATATATAGCGTTATTAACGAAAAATACAGAGATCTTTTCACCTCGATTAGCGGCATGTACTATTTCAGCAGTACCGATAGCAGCAAGGTCCCCATCCCCCTGATATGTAAAAGCATACATATCTGGTCGGGCTCTTTTCATACCGGTTGCCACAGCCGGAGCTCTACCGTGAGCTGCTTCTGCCATGTCACAATCAAAGAATTTATAAGCAA from Candidatus Cloacimonadota bacterium includes:
- a CDS encoding LPP20 family lipoprotein, producing the protein MKKITLITILLLLVFIGCISALSARRDVNRQNERPQWLINPQSLYPESMYMIAIGEGDNRSRAEADAAANLAKIFETRVEAEEIYQERYKEMISERSLQAEILTDIDRSVALSASQTLYNIQYAESYTDDLGRTYVLAYIDRHRTADIYMNMIENHNQRIVSYLDRAENSDYILHRYAYWSAATVISTINEDLLSQLQIIAPDYRSMIMLDYDHNELLLDTRNLAHNLKFKINQQNDEHKRIYSVISELLTSHGFTIDEEGEVTIDYEVLLEDVDLQRTEKFVRWHLNIHMNDGEGRMVITHSQRGREGHINQPEAVARAYKAMEREIRQDFNRKIFSYFDKLAN
- a CDS encoding penicillin-binding protein activator LpoB, translated to MKNKCLIALIVLLISLSLIVGCSQRKTVQRISTEEAIDLSGRWNDTDSRLVAEQMINDVLARPWLGDFNSQHSQQPVVIVGTVRNLSSEHIDTGTFIRNMERELINSGKVRFVAARDARQEIREERLEQQIYSSEETAARLAAETGADYMLQGTISTIIDTEGKQQIKYYQVDLELINIESNEKVWIGNKEIRKFITRSRTSW
- a CDS encoding 2-oxoglutarate oxidoreductase encodes the protein MEIIAQRPKSLMKVQFHYCPGCLHGVAHRLIAEAMDELDMRNKMMGVAPVGCSVFAYKFFDCDMAEAAHGRAPAVATGMKRARPDMYAFTYQGDGDLAAIGTAEIVHAANRGEKISVFFVNNAIYGMTGGQMAPTTLPGMKTSTSPYGRDVNDIGYPIRACELLATLEAPYYIERVSLLSPQDILKAKKSVYNALKYNKEGRGFTFIEFISTCPTNWGVDPLKAREWAKENMLAFFKLGVYRDKSKEEGDE
- a CDS encoding 2-oxoacid:acceptor oxidoreductase family protein — translated: MKIEMICSGFGGQGALTVGKFIAQAGMEEGKNVSWLPSYGPEMRGGTANVSVVISDEEIASPLVSHPDLLVALNQPSLDKFGPVTRKNGVIFVNTDMCPHKLEREDVEFVYAPMSKIASEIGSSKVLNMVSIGMIIGKTGLIKYETLERGLKEFMEKKNPGLLTANLEAIKRGMELVK